A genomic stretch from Deinococcus sp. YIM 134068 includes:
- a CDS encoding GlsB/YeaQ/YmgE family stress response membrane protein, with protein sequence MGFIITILVGALCGWLASLIMKTDAQQGAVANILIGIVGALLAQFLFGNLLNIGGAAAAGGGFSFWSIIWGVVGSIILIAVLKALKVLR encoded by the coding sequence ATGGGATTCATCATCACCATCCTGGTAGGGGCGCTCTGCGGCTGGCTCGCGAGCCTGATCATGAAGACCGACGCCCAGCAGGGGGCCGTCGCCAACATCCTGATCGGTATCGTCGGCGCACTCCTCGCGCAGTTCCTCTTCGGCAACCTTCTCAACATCGGCGGCGCGGCGGCGGCGGGTGGCGGCTTCAGCTTCTGGAGCATCATCTGGGGCGTGGTCGGCAGCATCATCCTCATCGCCGTCCTCAAGGCGCTCAAGGTCTTGCGCTAG
- the rpmB gene encoding 50S ribosomal protein L28, translating to MSRVCEVCGKGPIVVNSVVRRGKARAAGGVGRKTTGITKRVQKPNLQPLTVTRAGVSVRMRVCMKCRKSLI from the coding sequence ATGTCCAGAGTGTGCGAAGTGTGCGGCAAGGGGCCGATTGTGGTCAACTCGGTCGTCCGCCGGGGTAAGGCCCGCGCGGCGGGCGGCGTCGGTCGCAAGACCACCGGCATCACCAAGCGGGTCCAGAAGCCCAACCTCCAGCCCCTCACCGTCACCCGTGCGGGCGTCTCCGTACGGATGCGCGTCTGCATGAAGTGCCGCAAGAGCCTGATCTAG
- the lspA gene encoding signal peptidase II — MPTLLDHTRALPVWVPLLIAAVLVAADQALKAWALANLTYGAAPIPFLPGLLDWQLTFNTGAAWSLFSGSAVPLAIARLMVGVGLLVYVMVRPQNRFLTVVLSMIAAGAIGNTIDGLRQGRVTDMLHAPPLSAITRALGAGDFPIFNIADSCVVVGTLLLLVASFVSGRERKV, encoded by the coding sequence GTGCCGACCCTGCTCGACCACACGCGCGCCCTGCCCGTCTGGGTGCCGCTGCTCATCGCCGCCGTCCTCGTCGCTGCCGATCAGGCCCTTAAGGCGTGGGCACTCGCCAACCTGACATACGGGGCGGCACCCATTCCTTTTCTGCCGGGGCTACTGGACTGGCAGCTCACCTTCAACACGGGGGCGGCGTGGAGCCTCTTCTCGGGGTCCGCCGTGCCGCTCGCCATTGCGCGCCTAATGGTGGGGGTCGGGCTGCTCGTCTACGTGATGGTGCGCCCGCAGAACCGCTTCCTCACCGTCGTCCTGAGCATGATCGCCGCAGGGGCCATCGGGAACACCATCGACGGGTTGCGGCAGGGCAGGGTAACGGACATGCTGCACGCGCCGCCGCTGAGCGCCATCACCCGTGCGCTCGGCGCGGGCGACTTCCCCATCTTCAACATCGCCGACTCGTGCGTGGTGGTGGGGACGTTGCTGCTGCTCGTCGCCAGCTTCGTGAGCGGGCGGGAGAGAAAGGTGTAG